The following are encoded in a window of Bdellovibrio svalbardensis genomic DNA:
- the fusA gene encoding elongation factor G has product MSAKDPKVVADLKYTRNIGIMAHIDAGKTTTTERILYYTGKSHKIGEVHDGQATMDWMVQEQERGITITSAATMAFWKDHRINIIDTPGHVDFTIEVERSLRVLDGAVAVFDGVNGVEPQSETVWRQADKYKVPRICFINKMDRVGADFVMSFGTIKDRLLANPIPVQVPIGVEDTFRGVVDLLENRAYVWSQTAAIGDSFETTDVPNDMKEEVARFRTEVVEKIVEFDDVLLEKYLNGEEVTVAELKAALRKGTLELKAFPVFCGAAFKNKGIQPLLDGVIDYLPSPIEVPPIVGHDPEKPEKEIPCKTDFDAHVAALAFKIANDPFSGSLTYIRVYSGVVKTGDQLLNPRTQKKERIQKLVKMHANAREEVADLKAGDIGAVVGLKFTGTGDTLCETSHPVVLESITFPEPVISVAIEAKSSADQEKMLQGLEKLQKEDPSCKLRTDPETGQILLSGMGELHLDILVDRLLREHKVQANVGKPQVSYRETITGTASATHVYEREIAGDANFASVSLTLEPISQADLIQFNSKVSVSKEFTAPFLKAVESGFREAAEVGPIASYSMLGIKGTLNSVEVRPEASTEMAFKAAASLAFRDAVKQAQVELMEPIFKLEVTCPDEFVGNIVGDLNSRRGKILTMNVRQGGGQVISAEAPMASLFGYATDIRSLSQGRASFSMEFLEYAIVPPKVKAEILHKIGRY; this is encoded by the coding sequence ATGTCAGCTAAAGATCCTAAAGTTGTAGCTGATCTCAAGTATACTCGTAATATCGGCATCATGGCTCACATTGATGCCGGTAAAACGACGACCACCGAACGTATCTTATACTACACTGGAAAAAGTCATAAAATCGGAGAAGTTCATGATGGCCAAGCCACTATGGACTGGATGGTTCAAGAGCAAGAACGTGGTATCACTATCACGTCCGCTGCTACTATGGCGTTCTGGAAAGATCACCGCATCAATATCATCGATACTCCTGGGCATGTTGACTTCACTATTGAAGTTGAACGTTCTTTGCGCGTACTTGACGGTGCAGTTGCAGTTTTTGACGGTGTAAACGGTGTTGAGCCCCAGTCTGAAACTGTCTGGAGACAAGCTGACAAATACAAAGTTCCAAGAATTTGCTTTATCAATAAAATGGACCGCGTAGGTGCAGATTTTGTGATGTCTTTCGGGACAATCAAAGATCGCCTTCTTGCGAATCCAATCCCAGTTCAAGTACCAATCGGTGTTGAAGATACCTTCCGTGGCGTTGTTGATTTGCTAGAAAATCGCGCTTACGTTTGGAGTCAAACAGCAGCCATTGGCGACAGCTTCGAAACTACCGATGTTCCCAATGATATGAAAGAGGAAGTTGCGCGCTTCCGTACTGAAGTCGTTGAGAAGATCGTTGAGTTTGACGATGTCCTCCTTGAGAAATATCTTAACGGAGAAGAAGTGACTGTTGCTGAACTAAAAGCAGCACTTCGTAAAGGAACTCTCGAGCTAAAAGCATTCCCAGTATTCTGTGGCGCTGCTTTTAAAAATAAAGGTATTCAGCCTTTGCTTGATGGAGTTATCGACTATCTTCCGTCACCAATCGAGGTTCCGCCTATCGTGGGACATGATCCTGAAAAACCTGAAAAAGAAATTCCATGCAAAACTGATTTCGATGCTCACGTAGCAGCGCTGGCTTTCAAAATTGCCAATGATCCGTTTTCGGGTTCTTTGACTTACATCCGTGTCTATTCGGGTGTGGTAAAAACAGGCGATCAGCTTTTGAATCCGCGCACTCAGAAGAAAGAGCGCATTCAAAAGCTAGTTAAAATGCATGCAAATGCACGCGAAGAAGTGGCTGATCTTAAAGCCGGTGATATCGGCGCCGTTGTGGGTTTGAAATTCACCGGTACGGGCGATACTCTTTGTGAGACTTCCCATCCAGTAGTTCTTGAGTCTATTACTTTCCCAGAGCCAGTTATTTCTGTAGCTATCGAAGCCAAGTCATCTGCTGATCAAGAGAAGATGTTGCAAGGTTTGGAAAAGCTTCAGAAGGAAGATCCTTCGTGTAAATTAAGAACAGATCCAGAGACTGGGCAAATTCTTCTTTCGGGAATGGGTGAGCTTCATTTGGATATCTTGGTGGACCGCTTGTTGCGTGAACATAAAGTTCAAGCCAATGTTGGTAAGCCACAGGTTTCTTACCGTGAGACTATTACGGGTACGGCTTCGGCAACTCACGTCTATGAGCGTGAAATTGCGGGGGATGCTAACTTCGCATCAGTCTCTTTGACTCTTGAGCCAATTTCTCAAGCAGACCTTATTCAGTTCAATAGCAAAGTTTCAGTGTCTAAAGAATTTACAGCTCCTTTCTTAAAGGCTGTTGAAAGCGGCTTCCGTGAGGCAGCCGAGGTTGGTCCAATAGCGAGCTACTCTATGCTCGGTATTAAGGGGACTTTGAACTCCGTAGAGGTCCGTCCAGAGGCTTCTACTGAAATGGCATTTAAAGCGGCTGCCTCTTTGGCCTTCAGAGATGCCGTAAAGCAAGCGCAAGTAGAGCTTATGGAACCTATCTTTAAGCTTGAAGTGACTTGTCCTGATGAATTTGTAGGCAATATCGTTGGCGATCTAAATTCTCGCCGCGGTAAAATTCTCACTATGAATGTGCGCCAGGGTGGGGGGCAGGTAATTTCTGCAGAGGCCCCTATGGCGTCTCTCTTTGGTTATGCGACGGATATCCGCAGTTTAAGCCAGGGAAGAGCGAGTTTTAGCATGGAATTCTTGGAGTACGCTATCGTTCCTCCAAAGGTGAAAGCTGAAATTCTCCACAAAATTGGAAGATACTAA
- the rpsJ gene encoding 30S ribosomal protein S10: protein MQSQKIRIRLKAFDHKLLDQSTKEIVETARRTGAKVAGPIPLPTRINRYTVLRSPHVDKKSREQFEVRTHKRMLDILEPTQQTVDQLMKLDLSAGVDVEIKLSAI, encoded by the coding sequence ATGCAAAGTCAAAAGATTAGAATTCGCCTTAAGGCGTTCGATCACAAGTTGCTTGATCAGTCGACGAAAGAAATCGTTGAGACTGCTCGTCGTACCGGCGCAAAAGTTGCGGGCCCTATCCCCTTGCCAACCCGCATCAATCGCTATACAGTTCTTCGCTCTCCGCACGTTGACAAAAAATCACGTGAGCAGTTCGAGGTGAGAACTCACAAACGTATGCTCGATATTTTGGAACCTACGCAACAAACAGTAGATCAACTTATGAAGTTGGATCTTTCTGCTGGTGTTGACGTTGAAATTAAATTGTCGGCGATCTAG
- the rplC gene encoding 50S ribosomal protein L3: MSESTENTNTSAQGLKLNGLFAFKEGMATIYNDKGEAIPVTVLRYEPWFVSQIKTNEEDGYEAIQVACEPKKAKNSNKAEKGHLKGAGFENGAKFVKELRQNLPEGLTVGAQVSIDSLVKGDVVKITSKSKGKGFAGVMKRWNFAGGPGSHGSKFHRRPGSSGNRTWPGRVMPGKKFPGHLGNETVTVKNVEIVDVIPGENVLMVKGPVPGARNTLVKLVRE; this comes from the coding sequence GTGAGTGAATCTACAGAAAACACAAATACTTCTGCGCAAGGCCTAAAGCTCAACGGCTTGTTCGCATTTAAAGAGGGAATGGCTACTATCTATAATGATAAAGGTGAAGCTATTCCTGTTACAGTTCTTCGTTATGAGCCTTGGTTTGTTTCTCAAATCAAAACTAATGAAGAAGATGGTTACGAGGCTATTCAGGTAGCTTGCGAGCCTAAAAAAGCTAAAAACTCAAACAAAGCAGAAAAAGGCCACCTTAAAGGTGCTGGTTTTGAAAATGGCGCTAAGTTCGTAAAAGAACTTCGTCAAAATCTTCCAGAAGGTCTTACTGTTGGTGCTCAAGTTTCTATCGATAGCTTGGTAAAAGGTGATGTTGTAAAAATCACTTCTAAGTCTAAAGGTAAAGGCTTTGCTGGTGTTATGAAGCGTTGGAACTTTGCCGGTGGGCCTGGTTCACACGGTTCTAAATTCCACCGTCGTCCGGGTTCTTCTGGTAACAGAACATGGCCGGGTCGTGTAATGCCGGGTAAGAAATTCCCTGGTCACCTAGGTAATGAGACTGTGACTGTGAAAAATGTCGAGATCGTAGACGTTATCCCTGGTGAAAACGTTCTTATGGTTAAGGGTCCAGTTCCAGGTGCTAGAAACACTTTGGTTAAGTTGGTGAGAGAATAG
- the rplD gene encoding 50S ribosomal protein L4: MATVNVLNWKKEKVGSIDLAADVFETPVKKEVLHTVVQWQLASRRAGTHMTKTKGLVSGGGKKPFKQKGTGGARQGSSRSILMPGGGTAFGPQPRSYAFVLPKKVRRLGLSMALSHLQKEGKLFVVDSMNSEGKTAELNKRLKAFGLTKAVLVDSEVNNKFNQASKNLPTFKYFPVEGLNVFDLLKYDAAVITKESVAKIVDRCSMEKA, from the coding sequence ATGGCAACAGTAAATGTACTAAACTGGAAAAAAGAAAAAGTTGGATCAATTGATTTGGCTGCTGATGTTTTCGAAACTCCTGTTAAAAAGGAAGTTTTGCACACTGTAGTTCAATGGCAATTGGCTAGCCGTCGTGCTGGTACTCATATGACTAAAACAAAAGGTCTTGTGAGCGGTGGCGGTAAGAAGCCATTCAAGCAAAAAGGTACTGGTGGAGCTCGTCAAGGTTCTAGCCGTTCTATCTTGATGCCTGGTGGTGGTACTGCGTTCGGTCCTCAACCTCGCAGCTACGCATTCGTCCTTCCTAAAAAAGTTCGCCGTTTGGGTTTGAGCATGGCTCTTTCTCATTTACAAAAAGAAGGCAAGTTGTTCGTAGTGGACAGCATGAATTCTGAAGGTAAAACAGCAGAATTGAACAAACGTTTGAAAGCGTTCGGTTTGACTAAAGCTGTATTGGTAGATTCAGAAGTGAATAACAAATTCAATCAAGCTTCTAAAAATTTGCCTACATTCAAATACTTCCCAGTTGAAGGTTTGAACGTATTCGATTTGTTGAAGTACGATGCAGCGGTTATCACTAAAGAATCAGTGGCTAAAATCGTTGACCGTTGTTCAATGGAG